One Leucobacter muris DNA segment encodes these proteins:
- the lsrF gene encoding 3-hydroxy-5-phosphonooxypentane-2,4-dione thiolase, translated as MADLEGNIDSKDFGLGTPQVTAGSPVKGAGQLDFGMRHRLSRIFKDDGRTVMLAFDHGYFQGPTSGLERVDLNIVPLAPQADALMATRGVLRSVVPASLDTALVVRASGGPSILKDLSDERIAMDMEDAARIDAAAVAVQVFIGGEQETQSVHNLTQQIDAGLRLGIPVLGVTAVGKELTRDSRYLGLATRIIAELGAQMVKTYYCPEGFEQVTAGCPVPVIMAGGKKLPSLEALTMAHRAISEGAAGVDMGRNIFQRKAPAAMIQAVRSVVHGGASAEEAHAEYRELSGGAED; from the coding sequence ATGGCAGATCTTGAAGGCAACATCGACTCGAAGGACTTCGGCCTCGGCACCCCGCAGGTGACCGCGGGGTCGCCCGTGAAGGGCGCCGGTCAGCTCGACTTCGGCATGCGCCACCGCCTCTCCCGCATCTTCAAGGACGACGGCCGCACCGTGATGCTCGCGTTCGACCACGGCTACTTCCAGGGCCCCACGAGCGGCCTCGAGCGCGTCGACCTCAACATCGTGCCCCTCGCGCCCCAGGCCGACGCCCTCATGGCGACCCGCGGCGTGCTGCGCTCCGTCGTGCCGGCCTCGCTCGACACCGCGCTCGTGGTGCGGGCGTCGGGCGGTCCGTCGATCCTCAAGGATCTCTCGGACGAGCGCATCGCGATGGACATGGAGGACGCCGCGCGGATCGACGCGGCGGCCGTCGCGGTGCAGGTGTTCATCGGCGGCGAGCAGGAGACGCAGTCGGTGCACAACCTCACCCAGCAGATCGATGCCGGCCTGCGCCTCGGCATCCCGGTGCTCGGGGTCACCGCCGTCGGCAAGGAGCTCACCCGCGACTCGCGCTACCTCGGCCTCGCGACCCGCATCATCGCCGAGCTCGGCGCGCAGATGGTGAAGACCTACTACTGCCCCGAGGGCTTCGAGCAGGTCACCGCCGGCTGCCCCGTGCCGGTCATCATGGCGGGCGGCAAGAAGCTGCCGTCGCTCGAGGCGCTCACCATGGCGCACCGGGCCATCTCGGAGGGCGCAGCCGGCGTCGACATGGGCCGCAACATCTTCCAGCGGAAGGCTCCGGCAGCCATGATCCAGGCTGTGCGCTCGGTCGTGCACGGCGGGGCGAGCGCCGAGGAGGCGCACGCCGAGTACCGCGAGCTCTCGGGCGGCGCGGAAGACTAG
- a CDS encoding cupin domain-containing protein translates to MELTQTSKAEYRFGEYGPGYLLRGPRTDFGVVQLRPGDDASNHYHAQIEESFVVLEGTCTLWIDCERSYRLCAGDVVRCDPGEMHYFVNESDELFRALFVKAPYDPADGVQVPWVPGDPVPTEAIARAKGDA, encoded by the coding sequence ATGGAACTGACGCAGACGAGCAAGGCGGAGTACCGGTTCGGCGAGTACGGCCCCGGGTACCTGCTCCGAGGCCCCCGCACCGACTTCGGCGTGGTGCAGCTTCGTCCCGGCGATGACGCTTCGAACCACTACCACGCACAGATCGAGGAGAGCTTCGTCGTGCTCGAGGGCACGTGCACGCTCTGGATCGACTGCGAGCGCAGCTACCGGTTGTGCGCGGGCGACGTGGTGCGCTGCGACCCCGGCGAGATGCACTACTTCGTGAACGAGTCGGACGAGCTGTTCCGCGCCCTGTTCGTGAAGGCGCCCTACGATCCGGCCGACGGCGTGCAGGTGCCCTGGGTGCCGGGCGACCCCGTACCGACGGAGGCCATCGCCCGCGCCAAGGGCGACGCCTAG
- the lsrK gene encoding autoinducer-2 kinase, which translates to MSHVMAIDAGTGSVRACIFDLHGSPVAISQRSWEHDPEPGVPGSMGFATERNWALIVEIVREALAKSGLRGDDILAVSSTSMREGIVLLDAEGREIWACANVDARAEAEVRALAADPRLEERIYAATGQTFALAAGPRLRWLKSHRPDLYERADTVLMLSEWVLYRLSGERAIEPSNGSTSGFVSLASRRGDPELLRMCGLRDDLLPRTEEPGTTIGTVTAAAAAETGLGTGTRVVLGGGDAQLAALGLGLTEPGEAAIIAGTFWQQFVNLPTASADPEMRVRVNAAAVPGLWQAEAIAFHTGTAVRWFRDTFAHEEQQRARATGSDPLDILTEAAAGIPIGSDGVIPIFSDVMNYRRWKHAAPSFLNLSLEGGARVRAAMFRSLLENAAIVAALNLEMVEGFSGTHADEVIFAGGSAKSGVWAQIVADVLGRPIRIPAVTEATAQGAAACAAAGAGEFETPSAAARSWLAWDGAVEPDAEAHQTYEGVRERWAEAYAPQRDLMNAGITTSLWRAPGS; encoded by the coding sequence ATGAGCCACGTCATGGCCATCGACGCGGGCACCGGATCGGTGCGCGCCTGCATCTTCGATCTGCACGGATCCCCCGTCGCGATCTCCCAGCGCAGCTGGGAGCACGACCCCGAACCGGGGGTTCCGGGCTCGATGGGCTTCGCGACCGAGCGAAACTGGGCGCTCATCGTCGAGATCGTGCGCGAGGCGCTCGCGAAGTCCGGCCTCCGCGGGGACGACATCCTCGCGGTGAGCTCCACCTCGATGCGTGAAGGCATCGTGCTGCTCGACGCCGAGGGGCGCGAGATCTGGGCGTGCGCCAACGTCGACGCCCGCGCCGAGGCCGAGGTGCGCGCGCTCGCCGCCGATCCCCGACTCGAGGAGCGGATCTACGCCGCGACCGGGCAGACCTTCGCGCTCGCCGCCGGGCCCCGGCTGCGCTGGCTGAAGTCGCACCGTCCCGACCTCTACGAGCGCGCGGACACGGTGCTCATGCTCAGCGAGTGGGTGCTGTACCGGCTGAGCGGGGAGCGCGCCATCGAGCCGTCGAACGGCTCCACGTCGGGCTTCGTCTCGCTGGCCTCGCGCCGGGGCGATCCCGAGCTGCTGCGCATGTGCGGCCTGCGCGACGACCTGCTGCCCCGCACCGAGGAGCCCGGCACCACGATCGGCACAGTCACCGCCGCTGCGGCGGCCGAGACCGGCCTCGGCACGGGCACCCGCGTGGTGCTCGGCGGAGGCGATGCGCAGCTCGCGGCCCTCGGGCTCGGCCTCACCGAGCCGGGCGAGGCCGCGATCATCGCCGGCACCTTCTGGCAGCAGTTCGTGAACCTGCCCACCGCGTCCGCCGACCCCGAGATGCGGGTGCGGGTCAACGCCGCCGCCGTCCCGGGCCTCTGGCAGGCCGAGGCCATCGCCTTCCACACCGGCACCGCGGTGCGCTGGTTCCGAGACACCTTCGCCCACGAGGAGCAGCAGCGCGCCCGGGCGACCGGTAGTGACCCGCTCGACATCCTCACCGAGGCCGCAGCCGGGATCCCGATCGGCTCCGACGGCGTCATCCCGATCTTCTCCGACGTCATGAACTACCGGAGGTGGAAGCACGCCGCGCCCTCATTCCTCAACCTCTCGCTCGAGGGAGGCGCGCGGGTGCGGGCGGCCATGTTCCGCTCCCTGCTCGAGAACGCGGCGATCGTCGCCGCCCTCAACCTCGAGATGGTCGAGGGATTCAGCGGCACCCACGCCGACGAGGTGATCTTCGCGGGCGGCTCGGCGAAGAGCGGCGTGTGGGCCCAGATCGTCGCCGACGTGCTCGGCCGCCCGATCCGCATCCCTGCCGTCACCGAGGCGACGGCCCAGGGCGCCGCGGCCTGCGCGGCCGCCGGAGCCGGCGAGTTCGAGACCCCCTCGGCGGCGGCGCGCTCGTGGCTCGCCTGGGACGGCGCCGTCGAGCCGGACGCGGAGGCGCACCAGACCTACGAGGGCGTGAGGGAGCGATGGGCCGAGGCCTACGCCCCGCAGCGGGACCTCATGAATGCCGGGATCACGACGTCGCTCTGGCGTGCACCGGGAAGCTAA
- a CDS encoding sugar-binding transcriptional regulator — protein sequence MGSLEEENWETREQILRAAWYYYVDQLTQDEVAKKLSISRATAGRLLERSRQNGIVTFTIGSSHFEAFQIGRKLRETFGLTEALVPPPALGDETQDAFSVSRRLARGGAQYLQNLLESDQTLAIGWGETVQATMERLPVEQTAKISTVTLTGGVNAYVPTLRRVRGKSARHTDAVIPAPIVVSSASLAAELQKEGVVQRVLERSRAADHALIGIGAVAEQATLAQKGYVTDDELVEFQKLGAVGDILGLFYDENGEVLDLPLHTRRIGVGVDDLRRIPNVVGIAGGLHKVPAILGALRGGYLDVLVTTEDVARALLAAEGVEA from the coding sequence ATGGGCAGCCTCGAAGAGGAGAACTGGGAGACCCGGGAGCAGATCCTGCGCGCCGCCTGGTACTACTACGTGGATCAGCTGACTCAGGACGAGGTGGCCAAGAAGCTCTCGATCTCCCGGGCGACGGCGGGCCGCCTGCTCGAGCGCAGCCGGCAGAACGGGATCGTGACCTTCACCATCGGCTCGAGCCACTTCGAGGCCTTCCAGATCGGGCGCAAGCTGCGCGAGACCTTCGGTCTCACCGAGGCGCTGGTGCCCCCCCCCGCACTGGGCGACGAGACGCAGGACGCCTTCTCGGTCTCGCGCCGCCTCGCGCGCGGCGGAGCCCAGTACCTGCAGAACCTGCTCGAGTCGGACCAGACGCTCGCGATCGGCTGGGGGGAGACCGTGCAGGCCACCATGGAGCGCCTGCCGGTCGAGCAGACCGCCAAGATCAGCACGGTCACACTGACGGGCGGCGTGAACGCCTACGTGCCGACCCTGCGCCGGGTGCGCGGCAAGTCCGCGCGCCACACCGACGCCGTGATCCCGGCTCCCATCGTGGTGTCGTCGGCGAGTCTCGCCGCCGAGCTGCAGAAGGAGGGGGTGGTGCAGCGCGTGCTCGAGCGCTCGCGCGCCGCGGACCACGCGCTCATCGGCATCGGCGCCGTGGCCGAGCAGGCCACCCTCGCCCAGAAGGGCTACGTGACCGACGATGAGCTCGTCGAGTTCCAGAAGCTCGGCGCCGTCGGGGACATCCTCGGCCTGTTCTACGACGAGAACGGCGAGGTGCTCGACCTGCCGCTCCACACCCGGCGAATCGGGGTCGGCGTCGACGACCTCCGCCGCATCCCCAACGTCGTGGGCATCGCCGGCGGCCTGCACAAGGTGCCCGCGATTCTCGGCGCGCTGCGCGGCGGCTACCTCGACGTGCTCGTCACCACCGAAGACGTCGCCCGAGCGCTGCTCGCAGCCGAGGGCGTCGAGGCATGA